A window of Christiangramia forsetii KT0803 contains these coding sequences:
- a CDS encoding S66 peptidase family protein, with product MQRRKFIQNIGIGGLMLPLNPLSFDQNKAEILDEDVLIPEALKEGDTIGIVSPASAIFESEPYTIAKEFFEAMGLKVKFGKNTRNRYGHLAGTDEERAEELNEMFRDKSVKAIIALRGGSGAARILDKLDYEAIMNNPKIFIGYSDITALHLAIFEKTRLVSFHGPVAVSTWNSFSADYLRRLLFKNEAITYSNPASKGDELVQTKNRIRVINEGSVKGQLLGGNLSVLTGIMGSEYFPKDWTGKILYLEDVGEKIYAVDRMMTQIQLGGVLNQISGFVFGKCTDCDPGGSGYGSLTLEEVIDHYIKPLGIPAFSGAMIGHIDDNVTIPNGIQAELDATNGTIRLLSPAVK from the coding sequence ATGCAAAGAAGAAAATTTATTCAGAATATTGGAATCGGCGGACTTATGTTACCCCTAAACCCACTTAGTTTCGATCAAAATAAAGCAGAAATTCTCGATGAGGATGTATTAATACCTGAAGCACTTAAAGAAGGAGATACTATAGGAATTGTTAGCCCTGCCAGTGCAATTTTTGAATCTGAACCTTATACCATTGCCAAAGAATTTTTTGAAGCGATGGGACTAAAAGTGAAATTCGGCAAAAACACCAGAAACCGATATGGGCATTTAGCCGGAACAGATGAAGAGCGGGCAGAAGAATTAAATGAAATGTTTCGGGATAAGTCTGTAAAGGCGATTATTGCTTTGAGAGGTGGTTCTGGAGCGGCCAGGATACTTGATAAACTGGATTACGAGGCAATAATGAATAATCCAAAGATATTTATCGGCTACAGTGATATTACGGCTCTGCACCTGGCAATATTTGAGAAAACCCGTCTGGTAAGCTTTCATGGGCCTGTCGCCGTGTCCACCTGGAATTCTTTTAGTGCTGACTATTTAAGACGTTTATTATTTAAAAACGAAGCCATCACATATAGTAATCCAGCGTCAAAAGGGGATGAATTGGTGCAAACCAAAAACAGGATACGAGTAATTAATGAGGGTAGTGTTAAGGGACAATTACTAGGGGGCAACCTTTCCGTCCTCACAGGAATTATGGGATCTGAATATTTTCCTAAAGACTGGACAGGTAAAATACTATATCTCGAAGACGTTGGAGAAAAGATTTATGCCGTAGACCGAATGATGACACAAATTCAACTTGGTGGAGTACTGAACCAGATCAGCGGATTTGTTTTCGGCAAATGTACCGATTGTGATCCCGGCGGTAGCGGTTATGGATCCCTGACTCTGGAAGAAGTCATTGATCACTATATTAAACCTCTGGGAATTCCAGCATTTTCTGGAGCAATGATTGGCCATATTGACGATAATGTTACGATCCCAAATGGAATCCAGGCCGAACTTGACGCAACAAATGGAACTATTAGACTATTATCCCCGGCAGTGAAATAG
- a CDS encoding helicase HerA-like domain-containing protein, whose protein sequence is MDKKAQFVEEIQKGYTTKGDYIYLGAGMIDGEVHSEAAVKIPLKTMNRHGLIAGATGTGKSKTLQIIAENLSEKGVPVMLMDVKGDLSGIAEAAEEKDFITERHLKLDFPFSATSSPAEILTLSDQEGIRLRATVSEFGPVLLSRILDLTSTQTGILAIIFKYCDDNQLPLLDLKDLKKIIQYSTENGKEEFEKNYGRISRASTGAILRKIVSLEQQGADLFFGERSFEVNDLLRKTRDGKGYVNILRLTDIQDRPKLFSTFMLSLLAEIYSTFPEKGDMDKPELVMFIDEAHLIFEEASDALLDQIESIVKLIRSKGVGIYFVTQNPADVPEEVLGQLGLKIQHALRAFTAKDRKAIKLAAENYPVSEFYDTKNMLTALGIGEALVSALDEKGRPSPLVATMLRAPMSRMDILSDKELKDLINSSALVPKYNEELDRESAYEILNRKIETAEKEEAKEKAEKERKEVTKPSSRRRTKSSEGAIIKVLTSATFIRGVMGILNKFLK, encoded by the coding sequence ATGGATAAAAAAGCACAATTTGTAGAAGAAATTCAGAAAGGCTATACCACCAAGGGAGATTATATTTATCTGGGCGCAGGGATGATTGATGGTGAGGTACATTCTGAAGCCGCGGTAAAAATTCCCCTAAAAACCATGAATAGACATGGTTTGATCGCTGGAGCTACCGGAACCGGAAAATCAAAAACACTTCAGATCATTGCTGAAAATCTTTCAGAAAAGGGAGTTCCTGTAATGCTCATGGACGTAAAAGGAGATCTTAGTGGTATTGCTGAAGCTGCAGAAGAAAAAGATTTTATTACCGAAAGACATCTAAAACTTGATTTTCCATTTTCAGCCACAAGCTCACCCGCTGAAATATTAACACTTTCGGACCAGGAAGGGATTAGGTTAAGAGCTACTGTTAGCGAGTTTGGCCCCGTGTTATTATCCCGAATACTAGATCTTACCTCCACTCAAACAGGCATCCTGGCAATTATTTTTAAATATTGCGATGATAACCAGCTTCCGTTACTTGACCTTAAAGATCTTAAAAAGATCATTCAATATTCAACCGAAAACGGAAAAGAAGAATTTGAAAAAAACTACGGAAGAATCTCCAGAGCCTCTACCGGTGCTATTTTGAGAAAAATCGTGTCTTTAGAACAACAGGGAGCAGATCTTTTTTTTGGAGAAAGATCGTTTGAAGTAAATGATCTGCTTAGAAAGACTCGAGACGGTAAAGGTTATGTAAATATTCTAAGACTTACAGATATTCAGGATAGGCCAAAACTTTTTTCAACATTCATGCTAAGCCTGCTTGCGGAAATTTATTCCACCTTTCCAGAAAAAGGTGATATGGACAAACCGGAACTAGTGATGTTTATAGACGAGGCTCATCTTATTTTTGAAGAAGCTTCAGATGCATTGTTAGATCAAATTGAAAGTATCGTAAAATTAATTAGGTCTAAAGGTGTGGGAATTTATTTTGTGACCCAAAATCCCGCCGATGTTCCAGAGGAGGTACTTGGTCAGTTAGGTTTAAAGATTCAGCATGCTCTAAGGGCATTTACGGCAAAAGACAGAAAAGCGATTAAACTTGCTGCTGAAAATTATCCGGTTTCAGAATTTTATGATACCAAAAATATGCTTACAGCGTTAGGTATAGGAGAGGCATTGGTTTCAGCTTTAGACGAGAAAGGGAGACCTTCTCCACTTGTTGCTACAATGCTTAGAGCTCCCATGAGTAGAATGGATATTCTTTCAGATAAAGAATTAAAAGATTTAATAAACAGTTCTGCTCTTGTTCCAAAATACAATGAAGAACTTGACAGAGAGAGTGCTTACGAAATTCTAAATAGAAAGATTGAAACGGCTGAGAAAGAAGAAGCGAAAGAAAAAGCCGAAAAAGAAAGAAAAGAAGTAACGAAACCCAGTTCCCGCCGTCGAACAAAAAGTAGTGAAGGAGCTATTATAAAAGTCCTAACCAGCGCAACCTTTATTCGAGGAGTGATGGGAATTCTGAATAAATTTTTAAAATAA
- a CDS encoding serine hydrolase has product MFKYLSIVAIFLLIASCSMSQNVLKQVSLSQNSKLSEVFSNPEKYEVQIIYSRIIRTDGAVEFEDYKYRVDAEAYFYPASTVKLPIAVLSLEKVNELSEEGIDIYKSTPYHLENDSINHSIANDIDAIFAVSDNDAYNRLFEFLGQDYINAKLKSKGLAPVRISHRFSGEGSGDTLTKQMIFKTENGEFKLPVSNNAKADSLMIHDVIKGVGYIENEEKVDEPFSFAFKNYFPLETQHKLMKMLFFPGNFPKSKNFHIEPEQMEFLKQAMATLPGEAGYDEQEFYDSYGKFFIYGDSKERIPSHIKIYNKVGYAYGTLTETAYITDEKNNIEFLLSASLLVNQNGIFNDGVYEYKHLGIPFLAELGRELHQKELKRKK; this is encoded by the coding sequence ATGTTTAAATATCTTTCAATCGTTGCAATATTTCTGCTTATTGCAAGCTGTAGTATGAGCCAGAATGTGCTTAAACAGGTTTCTTTATCTCAAAACAGCAAACTTTCCGAAGTATTCAGCAATCCCGAGAAATATGAGGTTCAGATCATTTATTCCAGAATAATACGGACTGATGGAGCAGTGGAATTTGAAGATTATAAATATAGAGTTGATGCTGAAGCATATTTTTACCCTGCCAGCACAGTGAAATTACCAATAGCTGTTTTAAGTCTTGAGAAGGTCAACGAATTGAGTGAAGAGGGCATTGATATTTATAAATCTACCCCTTATCATCTGGAGAATGATTCTATTAATCATAGCATTGCGAATGATATAGATGCGATTTTCGCTGTAAGTGATAATGATGCATATAACCGGCTTTTCGAGTTCCTTGGTCAGGATTATATCAACGCCAAGCTGAAATCTAAAGGACTTGCTCCGGTTCGCATCTCCCATAGATTTTCAGGAGAAGGATCGGGCGATACTCTTACAAAACAAATGATCTTTAAAACGGAAAATGGAGAGTTCAAGTTGCCAGTTTCCAATAATGCTAAGGCAGATTCCCTTATGATCCATGATGTGATAAAAGGAGTCGGTTATATAGAGAATGAAGAGAAGGTAGACGAGCCGTTTAGTTTTGCTTTTAAAAATTATTTTCCGCTGGAAACTCAGCATAAACTCATGAAAATGCTATTTTTCCCAGGTAATTTTCCGAAATCAAAAAACTTCCATATTGAACCTGAACAAATGGAATTTCTGAAACAGGCGATGGCTACATTACCCGGAGAAGCCGGCTATGACGAACAAGAATTCTATGATAGTTATGGCAAGTTCTTTATATATGGGGACTCAAAAGAGCGAATCCCTTCTCACATCAAGATATATAATAAGGTAGGTTATGCTTACGGAACATTAACGGAAACGGCTTATATCACCGATGAAAAGAATAATATAGAATTTCTTCTTTCAGCAAGTCTTCTTGTAAACCAAAATGGAATATTCAATGATGGAGTTTACGAGTACAAACATCTTGGGATTCCCTTCCTGGCTGAGTTAGGTAGAGAGCTTCATCAAAAAGAACTAAAGCGAAAAAAATAA
- a CDS encoding SusC/RagA family TonB-linked outer membrane protein encodes MKLKTSIIAFLAIFQFATLLAQENSVSGLITGSEDGEPLNGVNVLIKGTNRGTITDFDGNYRIDIEPGEVLVFSSVGFETQEISYTGQSTLDVTLVADLESLDEVVVTSFGIEQEKKSLGYAIQEIDSEEITKTKQQNLVSALQGQAAGVQITNSGGAPGMSARIIIRGVNSLDPNADNQPLFVIDGVPIDNSTVESVGTPRGLSNRAADINPNDIESMSILKGAAATALYGVRAANGAVIITTKKGKAGRIKINLNSSVGFEEINRFPEFQETYGQGFSGVYDPDSFWPNWGPSMAEINEIDPDVVFNDIWRDAMQTGIQIDNTLSISGGSENVTFYGSLGNLDQEGIIPFSDWGRTSAKLSGEIKFSEKFRFSGNVNYTISGGNRVPHDRFMERLVYWAPNHDVEDYINPDGTMKTYGNTNPIYDARFSTFEDEVNRTVGNFRFSYSPWKFLDVTYLIGTDYYSDRRTEITPGPLGIDGENPLDSEGFIRETRINSRDINSNIFLTFKNDWTEKFKTTLRVGNDIFERDYERVDAEGEDFVIPRFYDLSYTSRVSTSQDKRKRRLVGVYGDLMLNYDETLFLNITARNDWTSTLPIGNNSFFYPSVNLGYVFTESFEQPGWFTFGKLRGSWAQVGKDTNPYAIGQTYNSPDVYPLNGQVGFTRFSQFGDLELKPEKTTAIEFGTDLRFFENRLGLDITWYKSNSKDQIIPVPVSESAGFSTFITNAGEIENQGWEFIIRGTPIKNEEFRWDITLNAAYNKNEVKSIREGIEEIEVGSQFGYAGSRVTIKLLEGEAYGNLFGTSYGRFGSDPEDIFLNESLPIIIGADGFPTRNSDQLILGNSTPKWIGGLSNNFAYKGFDFSFLIDFRAGVQQYNQFDNFFSAFGIAEYTLNRNETIVFDGVLEDGSPNTQPVFLGQGEGPDGRDYGAGFYRNRYRGVSENFVQDAAFIKLRNITLGYNLQENMLERLPFTSVRASVAANNIILYTPWDGFDPESFSVGAGGNATGLTGLGYPGVRSLFFTLNLGI; translated from the coding sequence ATGAAATTAAAAACTTCAATAATAGCCTTTTTAGCTATTTTTCAATTTGCAACCTTGTTGGCACAGGAAAATTCTGTAAGCGGTTTGATTACCGGATCTGAAGACGGGGAGCCTCTAAACGGGGTAAATGTGCTAATTAAAGGAACGAATCGGGGTACGATCACCGATTTTGATGGGAACTATCGAATAGATATAGAACCTGGGGAAGTCCTGGTTTTCTCTTCTGTTGGATTCGAAACTCAGGAAATTTCTTATACAGGACAATCCACCCTGGATGTTACCCTGGTGGCAGACCTGGAAAGTCTTGATGAGGTCGTAGTGACTTCTTTCGGGATAGAGCAGGAAAAAAAGTCCCTTGGGTATGCTATCCAGGAGATTGATTCTGAAGAGATTACAAAGACAAAACAACAGAATCTTGTAAGTGCTTTGCAGGGGCAGGCTGCAGGAGTTCAAATCACTAATTCTGGAGGCGCGCCAGGAATGAGTGCCAGAATAATTATTAGAGGTGTAAACTCCCTGGATCCTAATGCAGATAACCAGCCATTATTTGTTATAGATGGGGTGCCAATAGACAACTCTACTGTTGAATCTGTGGGCACGCCAAGAGGACTTTCTAACAGGGCTGCAGATATCAATCCTAACGATATTGAATCTATGAGTATCCTTAAAGGTGCTGCTGCAACTGCTCTCTATGGGGTTAGGGCGGCAAATGGTGCTGTGATCATTACTACAAAAAAAGGAAAGGCCGGTAGGATAAAAATAAATCTTAACTCATCGGTGGGATTTGAAGAAATCAATAGATTTCCGGAATTTCAGGAAACTTATGGTCAGGGTTTCTCTGGAGTTTATGACCCCGATTCTTTTTGGCCGAACTGGGGACCATCCATGGCTGAAATAAATGAAATAGATCCTGATGTAGTTTTTAATGATATATGGAGAGATGCCATGCAAACGGGTATTCAGATTGATAATACATTGAGTATTTCTGGAGGTAGCGAAAATGTGACATTCTATGGATCTTTAGGTAACTTAGATCAAGAAGGAATCATTCCTTTTAGTGATTGGGGGAGAACTTCGGCCAAACTAAGTGGAGAAATAAAGTTTAGTGAAAAATTTAGATTTTCAGGCAATGTGAATTATACAATTTCTGGAGGTAATAGGGTACCCCATGATCGCTTTATGGAGCGATTAGTTTACTGGGCTCCGAACCACGATGTTGAAGATTATATTAATCCAGATGGCACCATGAAAACTTATGGAAATACCAATCCAATATATGATGCTCGTTTTAGCACATTTGAAGATGAAGTGAATAGAACAGTGGGTAATTTTCGGTTTTCTTATAGTCCCTGGAAGTTTTTGGATGTCACTTATTTAATAGGTACAGATTATTATAGTGACCGGCGTACAGAAATTACACCTGGTCCGTTAGGTATAGATGGTGAAAATCCTTTAGACAGTGAAGGTTTTATTCGTGAAACCAGAATTAATAGCCGGGATATAAATTCTAATATATTCCTAACTTTTAAAAACGACTGGACAGAGAAGTTCAAAACCACTTTGAGGGTGGGTAATGATATCTTTGAAAGGGATTATGAGAGGGTGGATGCTGAAGGAGAAGACTTTGTAATCCCAAGATTTTATGATCTTAGTTATACCAGTAGGGTTTCAACTTCACAAGACAAAAGGAAAAGACGGCTTGTAGGGGTGTATGGGGACTTAATGCTTAATTATGACGAGACTTTATTCCTTAATATAACTGCCAGAAATGACTGGACTTCAACATTACCAATAGGGAACAATTCATTTTTCTATCCATCAGTAAACCTGGGGTATGTATTTACAGAAAGTTTTGAGCAACCAGGTTGGTTCACTTTTGGAAAGTTAAGAGGATCTTGGGCTCAAGTAGGTAAGGATACAAATCCTTATGCGATTGGTCAAACTTATAACTCTCCAGATGTTTATCCTTTAAATGGACAGGTAGGATTTACAAGATTTAGCCAGTTTGGCGATCTTGAACTGAAACCTGAAAAAACTACTGCGATAGAATTTGGTACTGATCTTCGATTTTTTGAAAATCGGTTAGGACTAGATATAACCTGGTATAAATCTAATAGTAAAGATCAAATTATACCGGTTCCTGTGAGTGAGTCGGCTGGATTCTCCACTTTTATAACTAATGCAGGGGAAATTGAAAATCAAGGTTGGGAGTTTATAATAAGAGGTACTCCTATTAAGAATGAGGAGTTTAGATGGGATATAACATTGAATGCAGCTTACAATAAAAATGAAGTAAAGAGTATACGTGAAGGGATTGAAGAGATTGAAGTGGGGAGCCAATTTGGCTATGCAGGGAGTCGCGTTACAATTAAATTGTTGGAAGGAGAGGCGTATGGCAATTTGTTCGGAACCAGCTATGGTAGATTTGGTTCAGATCCCGAGGATATTTTTCTAAATGAGAGTTTACCTATAATTATTGGTGCAGATGGTTTTCCCACAAGGAATTCAGATCAGTTAATCCTTGGAAATTCTACTCCAAAATGGATTGGAGGCTTAAGTAATAACTTTGCATATAAAGGTTTTGATTTTTCATTTCTCATTGACTTTAGAGCAGGAGTTCAACAGTACAATCAGTTTGATAACTTTTTCTCAGCATTTGGTATTGCAGAATATACTCTAAATAGAAACGAGACTATTGTTTTTGATGGTGTACTGGAAGATGGCAGTCCAAATACACAGCCAGTATTCCTTGGTCAGGGGGAGGGGCCAGATGGCAGGGATTACGGAGCAGGTTTTTATAGGAATCGATATCGAGGAGTAAGTGAGAATTTTGTGCAAGACGCTGCTTTTATAAAACTTAGGAATATCACATTGGGGTATAATTTACAGGAAAACATGTTAGAACGTCTTCCGTTTACTTCTGTAAGAGCTTCAGTGGCTGCAAATAATATTATTTTGTACACTCCATGGGACGGTTTTGATCCGGAATCCTTTAGTGTTGGAGCCGGAGGGAATGCCACAGGTTTAACAGGCTTAGGATATCCCGGAGTAAGAAGTTTATTCTTTACCCTTAATCTGGGCATATAA
- a CDS encoding D-alanyl-D-alanine carboxypeptidase has translation MIKHSVKLSIAVKSMLFLSSLLIISCSAIKKTNKEIETDFHESPVFKKGYAGFALYDPAIDKMLYTHNAEKYFTPASNTKLFSLYTGLKILGGSIPALKYTTVGDSLIFKGTGDPSFLNPELPKSHVWNFLKNSDKKLFYAPPVFKEKRLGSGWAWDDYDSYYSAEKIDFPIYGNLIEIKFEKGASKPSIKPGLLSDSIHAIKPAKVKNKYVQREIASNKMEYQNFPREEDFTQNIPFNFSSELIVKLLSDTLNRKVEIYRGDTKTLKFNKTLYSVPGDSIYKRMMQVSDNFIAEQILLMAADKISDSLKTSIAIDYMKENYLGDLLDEAKWVDGSGLSRYNLFTPRSMIKLIEKIEKEMPKEELFKILAAGGESGTLKNYYKAETPYIYAKTGTLRNNHSLSGFLITKSGKTLIFSFMNSNYTVPTSELKQGMTRILEMIRDNY, from the coding sequence ATGATCAAACATTCAGTAAAATTAAGTATAGCTGTTAAATCAATGCTATTCCTAAGCTCGCTTTTAATTATATCCTGTTCAGCAATTAAAAAAACAAATAAAGAAATAGAAACAGATTTTCATGAATCCCCAGTATTTAAAAAAGGCTACGCTGGTTTTGCATTATATGATCCGGCTATAGATAAAATGCTTTACACCCACAATGCTGAAAAATATTTTACCCCGGCTTCTAACACTAAACTCTTTTCCCTCTACACTGGATTAAAGATACTGGGAGGTTCCATTCCGGCTTTAAAATATACCACTGTAGGCGATAGTTTAATTTTTAAAGGCACTGGAGATCCATCATTTTTAAATCCTGAATTACCAAAATCCCATGTATGGAACTTTTTAAAGAACAGTGATAAAAAGCTGTTTTATGCCCCCCCGGTATTTAAAGAAAAACGATTAGGATCTGGCTGGGCGTGGGATGATTATGATTCTTATTATTCCGCGGAAAAAATTGATTTTCCTATCTACGGTAATCTGATAGAAATTAAATTTGAAAAAGGAGCATCTAAGCCCTCTATAAAACCAGGATTGCTATCAGATTCTATTCATGCAATAAAACCGGCAAAAGTTAAAAACAAATATGTTCAAAGGGAAATTGCTTCAAATAAAATGGAATATCAAAATTTCCCGAGAGAGGAAGATTTCACCCAAAATATTCCTTTTAACTTCTCTTCAGAACTTATTGTAAAGTTACTTTCAGATACACTAAACAGGAAAGTTGAAATATATAGAGGAGATACCAAAACCCTTAAGTTTAACAAAACTCTCTACAGTGTTCCTGGTGATAGCATTTATAAACGTATGATGCAGGTAAGTGATAATTTTATTGCTGAACAGATCCTTTTAATGGCCGCCGATAAAATCTCAGATAGTTTAAAAACAAGCATTGCTATAGATTATATGAAAGAGAATTATTTAGGGGATCTCCTTGATGAAGCTAAGTGGGTTGATGGGTCAGGACTTTCCAGGTACAATTTATTTACTCCAAGGTCAATGATTAAGCTGATTGAAAAAATAGAAAAGGAGATGCCGAAAGAAGAACTTTTCAAGATCCTCGCAGCCGGAGGTGAATCTGGAACACTTAAGAATTATTACAAAGCTGAAACTCCTTATATTTATGCCAAAACAGGAACTTTAAGAAATAATCATAGCCTTAGCGGTTTTCTTATTACCAAAAGTGGAAAAACGCTTATTTTTAGCTTTATGAATAGTAATTATACCGTGCCTACTTCAGAATTAAAACAAGGCATGACTCGCATTCTGGAAATGATCAGAGATAATTATTAA
- the ftsZ gene encoding cell division protein FtsZ, which translates to MSSKEFGDISFDLPKNQSNVIKVIGVGGGGSNAINHMFQLGIKGVDFVVCNTDSQALDNSSVPNKIQLGVTLTEGLGAGANPEVGEKAAVESFEEIKQMLDTNTKMVFITAGMGGGTGTGAAPIIAKQAKELGILTVGIVTIPFQFEGKNRNEQAQLGVERLRQNVDSLIVINNNKLREVYGNLGFKAGFSKADEVLATASRGIAEVITHHYTQNIDLRDAKTVLSKSGTAIMGSAQASGASRATDAIMKALDSPLLNDNKITGAKNVLLLIVSGNEEITIDEIGEINDHIQAEAGHSANIIMGVGEDEALEDAIAVTIIATGFDVEQQNEITNTETKKIIHTLEDEQRAEQDLTAKRSAPISQVTNAPVDDSPKNELQFEEPAKDEKIVHTLDESEEEVDEVGNIHKKVDDVLKTPDFARKLDVTYEEIDPEDFIINDAGEAARAMEANKPEDEKSENEEQFMFTFDMPMKKEEAPQSETSKKVTRHSLEDEEIEERTKNIQVNEPVEIVPVTESSAQGVKRYSLDDYMEMEEKLEKSKAPKKEEIKDETIAFEKKTVAPSPERENTGDGHDPFDNPISSEVVRQRTAERKAKMKEFNYKFRTGGSAQIDEIEKQPAYKRAGIELDNSKPGEGKLSRTSIDQDDNNDLHFRKNNSFLHDNVD; encoded by the coding sequence ATGAGCAGTAAAGAATTTGGAGACATCTCATTCGATTTACCTAAGAATCAATCGAACGTCATCAAAGTGATAGGAGTAGGCGGTGGAGGAAGCAATGCCATCAACCATATGTTCCAGTTGGGAATAAAAGGGGTTGATTTCGTTGTTTGTAATACCGATTCCCAGGCACTTGATAACAGTTCGGTTCCTAATAAGATTCAATTAGGTGTGACCTTAACTGAAGGACTTGGAGCAGGAGCAAACCCGGAAGTTGGAGAAAAAGCAGCTGTAGAGAGTTTTGAGGAAATCAAGCAAATGTTGGATACCAATACTAAGATGGTATTTATCACCGCAGGAATGGGTGGTGGTACCGGAACCGGTGCAGCACCAATTATTGCTAAACAAGCTAAAGAACTTGGTATTCTAACGGTTGGTATTGTCACAATTCCTTTTCAGTTTGAAGGAAAAAATAGAAATGAACAGGCGCAATTAGGAGTTGAGAGACTTAGACAGAATGTAGATTCCCTGATTGTGATTAATAATAATAAGCTTCGTGAGGTTTATGGAAATCTTGGTTTTAAAGCCGGATTCTCTAAGGCTGATGAGGTGCTTGCTACAGCTTCCAGAGGGATCGCTGAAGTAATTACGCATCACTATACGCAGAATATTGACTTGCGGGATGCCAAAACCGTACTTAGCAAAAGTGGTACTGCAATCATGGGGTCCGCTCAGGCTTCAGGAGCCAGCAGGGCTACAGATGCTATTATGAAAGCTCTTGATTCTCCGTTATTAAACGACAATAAGATCACCGGTGCCAAAAATGTTTTACTGCTAATTGTATCTGGTAACGAAGAGATCACTATAGACGAAATTGGAGAAATTAACGATCATATCCAGGCTGAAGCTGGTCATAGCGCGAACATTATTATGGGTGTTGGTGAAGATGAGGCTTTAGAAGATGCTATTGCTGTAACTATTATCGCTACTGGTTTCGATGTAGAGCAGCAAAATGAGATCACTAATACTGAAACTAAAAAGATCATTCATACGCTTGAAGATGAGCAAAGAGCGGAACAGGACTTAACTGCTAAAAGATCTGCTCCTATTTCCCAGGTAACCAATGCGCCTGTGGATGATAGTCCCAAGAATGAGTTGCAATTTGAAGAGCCTGCAAAGGACGAGAAAATAGTGCATACGCTCGATGAATCTGAGGAAGAAGTGGACGAAGTGGGGAATATTCATAAAAAAGTGGATGATGTTCTAAAAACCCCGGATTTTGCCAGAAAACTGGATGTTACCTATGAAGAAATAGATCCAGAAGATTTCATCATCAATGATGCTGGTGAAGCGGCAAGAGCGATGGAAGCGAACAAGCCGGAAGACGAAAAGTCTGAAAACGAAGAGCAGTTCATGTTTACTTTTGATATGCCTATGAAGAAAGAGGAGGCACCACAGAGTGAAACTTCTAAAAAAGTTACCAGACATAGCCTTGAAGATGAAGAGATAGAAGAAAGAACTAAGAATATACAAGTAAACGAGCCGGTAGAAATTGTTCCGGTTACTGAAAGTTCTGCTCAGGGTGTAAAGAGATATAGTCTTGATGATTATATGGAAATGGAAGAAAAACTGGAAAAGTCTAAAGCTCCAAAAAAGGAAGAAATTAAAGATGAGACTATAGCCTTTGAAAAGAAAACTGTAGCACCTTCTCCTGAAAGAGAAAATACGGGGGATGGTCATGATCCTTTCGATAACCCTATTTCTTCTGAAGTCGTAAGACAAAGAACTGCAGAAAGAAAGGCGAAAATGAAGGAATTCAATTATAAGTTCAGAACCGGTGGATCAGCTCAAATAGACGAGATTGAAAAGCAGCCTGCTTATAAGAGAGCCGGGATTGAGCTCGATAATTCCAAACCCGGTGAAGGAAAGCTTTCCCGAACCAGCATAGATCAGGACGATAATAATGATCTTCACTTCAGGAAGAACAACTCTTTTCTACATGACAATGTAGATTAG
- a CDS encoding inorganic diphosphatase — protein sequence MYGCKSQVDYLNTDLKSQNGYYQAVIEIPAGTNSKIEYDKVSKIFKPSLKDGKERTIDFLAYPANYGFIPSTFSNPEKGGDGDALDVMVLSSTIPSGKIIEIIPIGMLKLMDAGEEDYKVIAIPADLNLRTINTETFKDFVKKYEPAKEILESWFTNYDPADKTEIQGWADEEETKKEILRLHVEL from the coding sequence ATGTACGGATGTAAGTCCCAGGTAGATTACCTAAATACAGATTTAAAATCTCAAAATGGATATTACCAGGCAGTAATTGAAATTCCCGCAGGAACCAATTCCAAAATTGAATATGATAAAGTTTCAAAGATCTTTAAGCCATCTTTGAAAGACGGAAAAGAAAGAACTATTGATTTTCTTGCGTATCCAGCCAATTACGGCTTTATTCCCTCAACTTTTTCAAACCCTGAGAAAGGAGGGGATGGCGACGCCCTGGACGTAATGGTGCTTAGCTCCACAATTCCTTCTGGGAAAATTATTGAAATAATCCCCATAGGAATGTTGAAACTGATGGATGCCGGTGAAGAAGACTACAAGGTGATTGCAATTCCTGCAGACCTAAATTTAAGGACGATTAATACTGAAACTTTTAAAGATTTCGTTAAAAAGTATGAACCTGCTAAAGAAATTCTGGAAAGTTGGTTTACAAATTATGATCCCGCAGATAAGACTGAAATACAAGGCTGGGCGGACGAAGAGGAAACGAAAAAAGAGATATTACGACTTCATGTAGAATTGTAA